The Thermodesulfovibrio sp. 3462-1 genome contains the following window.
AACTATGTAAAGGATGTAGAATTTGCACCGTAGAATTTGAATGTCCTGCAATAATTTTTAATGAAGATGAAGGCAGGGCAGAGATTGATAAAATCCTTTGCATAGGTTGCGGATGTTGTATTCATGTATGTCCTGCAAAGGCAATAGTTTATTTTAAAGGTTGGAATGAATTGCAATGAAACTGGTCATAGTTGGAAAAGGTGGACAGGGTGTCATATTTTTTTCAAAGATGATTGCCAAAGCTGCAATTAAAAAGGCAGTTATGGTCCGCTCCACAGAAATAAAGGGAATGGCTAAAAAGGGTGGCGTAGTTGAGATTCAGATGAAAATAGGTGAAGGAATGAGCGGGACTGTAAGAAGAGGCAGTGCTGATATGGTGATTCTTTTAAGTGAGGATTTGTTAGATTATGCAAGAAGTTTCGGTGATAAAATCTTCATTTTTAGCAAAGAAGAAATACAAAAAGCAATGACTTCTGTGCCAGTGCGTTATGTTAATACTTTTCTGCTTGGAGTATTTGTTCAGAAAACAAAATTATTCAGTTGTGATGACTTTATAAGTATTCTCGATGATGAAAATAAAAAATCCTTTATAAAGGGGTGCGAATATGTTCAATCTTGAAAAAGAAACACTACCAAGACAAGAGATCGAAAAAATTCAACTTACAGGACTTAGAAAAACTTTAAAATATCTTAAAAATTCAAAGTCAAAACTTAAGGAAAAATATAAACACATTGAGCCAGAAGATATAAAAAGCCTTGATGATCTAAAATTTCTTCCTTTTACAACAAAGGATGAGTTAAGAGATTGTTATCCCTTTGAACATATAGCTCGTGATGTTTCAGAGTGTGCAAGAATGCATATGAGCTCTGGAACAACAGGAATTCCAGTGATAAATGCAATGACAAAAGGAGACATTGCACAATGGGCAGAGATAATGGCAAGGTGTCTCAGTTGTGCTGGTCTTACTGAAAAGGATAGAATTCAGATAATGCCTTCCTTTGGACTTTTCAATGGCGGCTTTGGTTTTCACTACGGAGCTGAGCTTCTTGGTTGTTTTATTGTTCCTGCAGGCGCAGGAAGGTCTTTAATGCAGCTTAAACTTATTAAAGAGCTTGAAGTTACTGCTATAGGAGCAATTGCTTCTTATCCTGCAAGGCTTATTGAAGTTGCTCGTGAAGCTGGATTTGATTTTAGAGAAACTAAGCTCAGAGTTGCCATACTTGGTGCTGAAACATGGTCAGATGAATACAGGCGCAGGATTGAAGATGACATGGGAGTAAAAACCTTTGACATAATTGGACTTACTGAAACAGGTGGAGTTGGCCTTGGAATTGATTGTCCTGCACGGGCAGGAATTCATGTATGGGAAGACCATTATATTGTTGAGATTATCCATCCTGAAACAGGAGAGCCATTGCCTCAGGGGCAGGAAGGAGAAATGGTTATAACAACTCTTACTCGTGAAGGATTGCCATTAATCAGATATCGCACAAGAGACATATCGAGTATTTTATCTTATGAAAAATGTGATTGCGGAAGAACTCATGTTCGTGTAAGCAGAATTCGAGGAAGAACTGATGACATGCTCAAGGTTAAAGGAGTTAATTTTTATCCTTCACAGGTTGAACAGATTTTGCTTAAATACAAAGGTCTTTCTCCATATTACCAGCTTGTCATAGAAACAGTAAAAGGCAAGGATGAAATGACAATTATTATCGAAAAAGCAGACAATGGGATTACACAAAAAGAACTTGAACATCTTGATCTTGAATTGTATGACTTTTTAGGCTTTCACAGTAAAATTCAGGTTGTTCCAGAGGGAACAATTCAAAGAGTTCCTGGCAAGGCAGTAAGAATTATAGACAAGAGAAAGAAATTTTAATGTTCCACGTGGAACATTTTTAAGAATGCCTGAGAAGTTGAAGGCGCTGACAATGTTGACGCAATGACAGCAAATAAAATTTTAAATTCTCTTTATAAAGTAACAAAGCAGGTTATTAAAGGCTTAACTCTTAAAGAAAGAGCAGAGGCTGTTGCTAAACTTTGTGTTGAAGAACTCAATTTAAAGCTTTGCTGGATTGGTAAAAAGCAGAAGGATGGCTCTGTAAGTGTTTTTGTTCAATATCCTCCTGAGCATCCATATCCAGGAAAGATAAAGGTAAGATGGGATGAATCTGAATACGGATCAGGTCCTACTGGGAAAGCAATAAGATTTAAAACATATCAGGTTCTTCAAGATATAGAATCATCTCAGTATAAACTTTGGCTTTCAACTGCTAAAAAATATGGTTTTAAGTCATCAGCTTCTTTCCCAATTATAGCTGATGGAGAAGTTTTTGGAGCTTTGAATTTATATGCTAACAAGAAAAATTTTTTTAATTCTAAGATAATTGAAGCTTTTGTCTCCTTTAGTGAAATTCTTGGTATTGCCTTCAGAAATGCTCTCTTCTTTGAGCAGTCAATTGATAGATTGAATAAGATTACAGCTTTAAGAAATATTGATCTGTCAATAATTTCAAGCTTTGATATAAGAGTTATCTATGATGTCTTTATTAATGCAGCCGTTAATTTATTGAATATAGATGCTGTAAGCATCCTTATTTTTGATGAAGCAACACAGGAACTTTATTTCAAAGTCAAAGAGGCTTATTAAATGATGAATTTAAAAAGCAGAGAATAAAAATAGGACAGTTTATTCCTGGAAAAGCAGCCAGAGAAAGAAAAATTTTAAAAGTAAGCCAACAAGAAATGGATGAACCCTTAAGAAAAATGCTTATGCAAATGCAAGGTTTTGAAGACTACTATGTTTGTCCAATGATATCCAAGGGAAGGCTTCTGGGAGTAGTTGAATTTTTTCAGAGAAAAAAATTAAATCATGATGAAGAGTGGTTTAATTTTTTAGAAACATTGACAGGACAAATTTCAATAGCAGTGGAAAATGCAAACATTTTGTCTGAGATTCAGAGTGCAAAAGAAGATCTTCTTTTAGCTTATGACCAAACTATTGAAGCCCTTTCTTTTGCTCTTGATTTAAGGGACAAGGAGACAGAAGGACATTCTCAAAGAGTTACAGAGCTTACAGTAAAAATTGCTGAAAAATTTAGAATAAAAGGTGAAAAACTTAGATATGTGAGATGGGGAGCCTTGCTTCATGATATCGGAAAACTTGGAATTCCTGATAATATTCTTCTTAAGCCAGGTCCTTTAAGTTCAGAGGAATGGGAAATTATGAAAAAACATCCTGAATACGGATATAATATGCTCAGCCGCGTTGAATATCTTTTGCCTGCTCTTGAAATTCTGCTTTATCATCATGAAAAATGGGATGGCTCAGGATATCCAAGAGGGCTTAAGGGCAAAGAAATACCTCTTTCTGCAAGAATATTTGCAGTGGTAGATGTATGGGATGCTTTAACAAATGAAAGACCTTACAGACCTGCATGGAGCAAAGAAAGAGCTTTGCAGTATATTGTTTCTCAATCAGGTATTCATTTTGATCCAGAGGTTGTTAAGATTTTTTTAGAAATAATGCAGAATAAAATTTGACCTGAATTTGGAAAATATTTTAAAATTTTCAAGCTTGTCCTGAAGGATAAGTTAAAGCCATGAAGGTTCAGTAAGCTTTCATGGCTTTTTTGTTTTAAAAAAGTTTTTCAGATAAGAGATGAAAATACTTTATGTAAATAAATTGCAGTATTTCATTTTGCTGTCTATTTTTTTACATATTTTGTTTTTTATTACACTTTCAAGTTTTGCCAGGTTAAACCAGGAACGCCAGGCAGTTGAAATTTTCATAATAAATGAAGAGTTACAAAAAAGTCATGAAACTTTAAGCATGCCTAATGTGCCTCACAAAAAAACATTGAAAGCATTTGCGCCTTTATTGAAAAAACAATCAACTGTTGAATCTAAGAAGGATGCGCCAGT
Protein-coding sequences here:
- a CDS encoding 2-oxoacid:acceptor oxidoreductase family protein, which codes for MKLVIVGKGGQGVIFFSKMIAKAAIKKAVMVRSTEIKGMAKKGGVVEIQMKIGEGMSGTVRRGSADMVILLSEDLLDYARSFGDKIFIFSKEEIQKAMTSVPVRYVNTFLLGVFVQKTKLFSCDDFISILDDENKKSFIKGCEYVQS
- a CDS encoding phenylacetate--CoA ligase; protein product: MFNLEKETLPRQEIEKIQLTGLRKTLKYLKNSKSKLKEKYKHIEPEDIKSLDDLKFLPFTTKDELRDCYPFEHIARDVSECARMHMSSGTTGIPVINAMTKGDIAQWAEIMARCLSCAGLTEKDRIQIMPSFGLFNGGFGFHYGAELLGCFIVPAGAGRSLMQLKLIKELEVTAIGAIASYPARLIEVAREAGFDFRETKLRVAILGAETWSDEYRRRIEDDMGVKTFDIIGLTETGGVGLGIDCPARAGIHVWEDHYIVEIIHPETGEPLPQGQEGEMVITTLTREGLPLIRYRTRDISSILSYEKCDCGRTHVRVSRIRGRTDDMLKVKGVNFYPSQVEQILLKYKGLSPYYQLVIETVKGKDEMTIIIEKADNGITQKELEHLDLELYDFLGFHSKIQVVPEGTIQRVPGKAVRIIDKRKKF
- a CDS encoding GAF domain-containing protein, whose amino-acid sequence is MTANKILNSLYKVTKQVIKGLTLKERAEAVAKLCVEELNLKLCWIGKKQKDGSVSVFVQYPPEHPYPGKIKVRWDESEYGSGPTGKAIRFKTYQVLQDIESSQYKLWLSTAKKYGFKSSASFPIIADGEVFGALNLYANKKNFFNSKIIEAFVSFSEILGIAFRNALFFEQSIDRLNKITALRNIDLSIISSFDIRVIYDVFINAAVNLLNIDAVSILIFDEATQELYFKVKEAY
- a CDS encoding HD domain-containing phosphohydrolase; translation: MGQFIPGKAARERKILKVSQQEMDEPLRKMLMQMQGFEDYYVCPMISKGRLLGVVEFFQRKKLNHDEEWFNFLETLTGQISIAVENANILSEIQSAKEDLLLAYDQTIEALSFALDLRDKETEGHSQRVTELTVKIAEKFRIKGEKLRYVRWGALLHDIGKLGIPDNILLKPGPLSSEEWEIMKKHPEYGYNMLSRVEYLLPALEILLYHHEKWDGSGYPRGLKGKEIPLSARIFAVVDVWDALTNERPYRPAWSKERALQYIVSQSGIHFDPEVVKIFLEIMQNKI